The following coding sequences are from one Psychrobacter sp. AH5 window:
- the rpsF gene encoding 30S ribosomal protein S6, with amino-acid sequence MRHYEVVLIVHPDQSDQVVGMVERYIKLVQDNGGVIHRLEDWGRRQLAYPINKIHKAHYVLFNIETDGETLEELEELFRYNDAIIRSLVMRRDEAVTEESQLAKNADEKRARKATPRRSDDNDNDNSED; translated from the coding sequence ATGCGACATTACGAAGTGGTGTTAATTGTACACCCAGACCAAAGCGACCAAGTAGTCGGTATGGTTGAACGCTATATCAAGTTGGTTCAAGACAATGGCGGTGTTATCCATCGTTTAGAAGATTGGGGCCGTCGTCAACTGGCTTATCCAATTAACAAGATTCATAAAGCTCATTACGTTCTTTTCAACATCGAAACTGACGGTGAGACTTTAGAAGAGCTTGAAGAATTATTCCGTTATAACGACGCCATCATCCGTAGCTTAGTCATGCGCCGTGATGAAGCGGTCACTGAAGAGTCGCAGCTAGCTAAGAATGCCGATGAAAAACGTGCACGCAAAGCTACTCCACGTCGTTCAGACGACAATGACAACGACAACAGTGAAGACTAA
- the rpsR gene encoding 30S ribosomal protein S18, with translation MARFYRRRKFCRFTAEGITHIDYKDVELLKQYISDNGKIVPSRITGTSTKYQRQLATAIKQARYLSLLPYTDNHQG, from the coding sequence ATGGCACGTTTCTATCGCCGTCGCAAATTCTGCCGTTTCACTGCTGAAGGCATCACTCACATCGATTATAAAGATGTTGAATTGCTAAAACAGTATATCAGTGACAATGGCAAAATCGTACCGAGTCGTATTACCGGTACTTCTACAAAATATCAGCGTCAACTAGCTACTGCTATCAAGCAAGCTCGTTACTTGTCGCTATTACCATACACTGATAACCATCAGGGTTAA
- the rplI gene encoding 50S ribosomal protein L9 produces the protein MQIILLQRIVNLGKLGETVDVKPGYGRNFLIPHGKALPATKANIEKFEARRAELEAEEAKEIATAQTRADALTDVNVIMRAKSGDEGKLFGSIGTRDIAEALTNSGLEVDRAEIKLPEGTLRQIGEYNVDIQLHHDVTATILVTILSEDGNDEDEAVEDDATDENEDYSEE, from the coding sequence ATGCAAATTATTTTGTTACAGCGTATCGTCAACCTTGGTAAACTCGGTGAAACTGTCGATGTAAAACCAGGTTACGGACGTAACTTTCTTATCCCTCATGGCAAAGCTCTTCCTGCTACTAAAGCTAACATCGAAAAGTTCGAAGCGCGCCGCGCAGAGCTTGAAGCTGAAGAAGCCAAAGAGATCGCCACTGCTCAAACACGTGCTGATGCGTTAACTGATGTTAATGTCATTATGCGTGCTAAATCTGGTGATGAAGGCAAATTGTTCGGTTCTATCGGTACTCGTGATATCGCTGAAGCTTTGACTAACTCAGGTCTAGAAGTTGACCGTGCTGAGATTAAACTTCCAGAAGGTACACTACGTCAGATCGGCGAGTACAATGTTGATATCCAGCTTCATCATGACGTTACTGCTACTATCTTGGTCACTATCTTATCTGAAGATGGCAATGACGAAGATGAAGCCGTAGAAGATGATGCTACTGATGAGAACGAAGATTATTCTGAAGAGTAA
- a CDS encoding IS30 family transposase has translation MSYTHLSLGERYQIYALIGAKHSINFIARELNRSPSTISRELRRNKSLRGYRAKHANNKACDRRANNATTIVADIWAWVTDKLKENWSPEQISGVHAGISHMSIYRYIWRDKRQGGTLWQCLRRKAKPYRQRLTAETRGRINDRVSIHERPCIVEERSRIGDWEADTVIGQHHKQAIVTLVERKTGLLKMKRVGHKTAQQVSEAMIELLAPVSLQVKTITSDNGKEFAQHKKVKQKLFSPFFFADAYASWQRGTNENTNGLIREYLPKGCDFRQVSDNEIQDIENKLNNRPRKRLGFKTPMQAFCNIN, from the coding sequence ATGAGCTATACGCATCTAAGCCTAGGGGAACGATACCAGATTTATGCCCTAATAGGGGCAAAACATAGTATTAATTTCATAGCTCGAGAGTTAAACAGAAGTCCCAGTACCATATCAAGAGAGCTTAGACGCAATAAAAGCCTACGAGGTTACCGAGCAAAGCATGCTAATAACAAGGCTTGTGACAGACGGGCTAACAACGCCACAACTATTGTGGCTGACATCTGGGCATGGGTGACAGACAAGCTTAAAGAGAACTGGAGTCCTGAGCAAATATCTGGCGTTCATGCTGGTATCAGTCATATGAGCATTTATCGCTATATTTGGCGTGATAAGAGGCAGGGTGGCACATTGTGGCAGTGTCTCAGACGTAAAGCCAAACCATACCGGCAGCGTCTAACCGCTGAGACTCGAGGCCGTATCAATGACAGAGTCTCGATTCATGAGCGCCCTTGTATTGTTGAAGAACGCTCACGTATTGGTGACTGGGAAGCGGATACCGTTATCGGTCAGCATCACAAGCAAGCGATTGTCACGCTCGTTGAACGTAAAACGGGGCTGCTGAAGATGAAGCGTGTGGGTCATAAAACAGCACAGCAAGTATCAGAGGCAATGATAGAACTCTTAGCGCCAGTGAGTTTGCAGGTTAAGACCATTACCTCTGACAATGGTAAAGAGTTTGCTCAGCATAAGAAGGTGAAACAAAAGCTCTTTAGCCCTTTCTTCTTTGCCGATGCTTATGCGTCATGGCAGCGAGGAACCAACGAGAATACCAATGGCCTTATCAGAGAGTACTTGCCTAAGGGTTGTGACTTTAGACAAGTCTCTGATAATGAAATACAGGACATTGAGAACAAACTAAACAACAGACCAAGAAAACGATTAGGGTTTAAGACGCCTATGCAGGCGTTCTGTAATATTAATTAG
- a CDS encoding type ISP restriction/modification enzyme: MSDSNHQHVSDYVNKVASRVKLGHSSEHTFRKDLEDLINHLAPDVMVTNEPSQVTDCGNPDFLISKKEIPIGFIEAKDVGKDLNSKQYKEQFDRYKAALDNLVITDYLRFQFYVNSERIHEVCVGELVAGVVQSHDSEFERLAELLRDFCVYVGQTIRSAQRLAILMAGKARLLENILYQALTSDEDNNANTDLRDQFNTFKSVLIHDLTPSDFADIYAQTLAYGMFAARLHDDTLDTFSRQEAAERIPKTNPFLRKLFSHVAGVDIDDRIKTTVDNLADVFRATDVAAILKNFGKTTQTQDPIIHFYETFLAEYNPKLRKQRGVWYTPEPVVKFIVRAVDDILKSEFDLPEGIADTSKIEIEKQTQTPDSRTKTGYKMVKELVHKVQILDPATGTGTFLAAIIQHIFHDQFENMGGMWSSYVEQDLLPRLHGFELLMASYAMAHLKLDMLLTDTGYQPIKPKRMQVYLTNSLEEHNPDTGTLFAGWLSAEANEANAVKRDAPVMVVMGNPPYSGESTNKGDWIMSLMKDYKKEPGGIEKLNERNSKWINDDYVKFMRYGQHFIEKNGEGVLAFINPHGFLDNPTFRGMRWQLLNTYDKIFTIDLHGNSNKQETSPDGSKDENVFDIQQGVSINILVKTGKKKSGELGKVYHFDLYGIREDKYDFLTETSLEDIDFSEIPNHAPNYFMVKRDSKVENIYLNGFNVEKLFVVNSVGIVTARDSFTLHETENEVIETIESFINLEDEEARKKFHLGKDVRDWKVSYARKDIENNYKNGKGKIIKISYRPFEDKWTFYTGKSKGFHCYPRNEVMKHMLHQSNTGFITARSNKSESCDHFFITDKPIETKCGERTTQSALFPLYLYHEEDNQTELLGAQETPTRTPNFDPEIVAAIAKAIGLTFTNEKSDEAGTFAPIDTLDYIYAVLHSPTYRETYKEFLKIDFPRVPYPSDADTFWQLVALGGELRQIHLLESPKLAAQIKALSLGYPIGGDNSVTRKMTKTSVGFEPDEADSSIGKVWLNDTQYFTNVPLVAWEFYIGGYQPAQKWLKDRRDRMLDHHDIKHYLNIIASLSLTNELMQQIDNINVVG; the protein is encoded by the coding sequence ATGTCAGATAGCAATCACCAACACGTTAGCGATTACGTCAATAAAGTAGCATCAAGGGTTAAATTAGGTCATAGCTCAGAACATACTTTCCGTAAAGATTTAGAGGATTTGATAAATCATTTAGCGCCTGATGTGATGGTAACCAATGAGCCAAGCCAAGTAACGGACTGCGGTAACCCTGACTTTTTGATTAGTAAAAAAGAGATTCCTATTGGTTTTATCGAAGCCAAAGACGTTGGCAAAGACTTAAACTCTAAACAGTACAAAGAGCAGTTTGATCGCTATAAGGCCGCACTTGATAACCTCGTCATCACGGACTATCTACGCTTTCAGTTTTATGTCAATAGCGAGCGCATTCATGAAGTCTGTGTCGGTGAGTTAGTCGCAGGCGTAGTGCAGTCGCATGACAGTGAGTTTGAGCGCTTGGCTGAGCTACTGCGTGACTTCTGTGTCTATGTTGGACAGACCATCAGGTCAGCCCAGCGTTTGGCTATCTTAATGGCTGGCAAGGCAAGGCTGTTAGAGAATATTCTATATCAAGCACTGACCAGTGATGAAGATAATAATGCCAATACTGACTTACGTGATCAGTTCAATACCTTTAAGTCTGTGCTTATCCATGACTTAACCCCTAGTGACTTTGCCGATATTTATGCGCAAACGCTAGCTTATGGCATGTTTGCCGCCCGTCTGCATGATGACACCTTAGATACTTTTAGCCGTCAAGAAGCGGCGGAACGCATTCCCAAAACCAATCCATTTTTACGAAAACTATTCTCTCATGTTGCTGGTGTCGATATTGATGACCGTATCAAAACCACTGTCGATAACTTAGCGGATGTATTCCGCGCCACTGATGTCGCAGCTATCCTAAAAAACTTCGGTAAAACTACCCAAACCCAAGACCCGATTATTCACTTTTACGAAACATTTTTGGCGGAATACAATCCCAAGCTTCGTAAGCAGCGCGGTGTTTGGTACACGCCTGAGCCAGTGGTAAAGTTTATCGTGCGTGCTGTGGACGATATATTGAAGTCTGAATTTGATTTACCCGAGGGTATCGCTGATACCAGTAAGATTGAGATAGAAAAACAGACACAAACCCCTGATAGTCGTACTAAAACAGGCTATAAGATGGTTAAAGAGTTGGTGCATAAGGTACAAATCCTTGATCCTGCAACTGGCACGGGTACATTCCTTGCCGCCATTATTCAGCATATTTTTCATGATCAGTTTGAGAATATGGGCGGCATGTGGAGCAGTTATGTCGAGCAAGATCTATTACCGCGCTTACACGGCTTTGAACTACTGATGGCAAGCTATGCAATGGCACACCTCAAGCTCGATATGCTATTGACCGATACAGGCTATCAGCCGATTAAACCTAAGCGTATGCAAGTCTATCTCACCAACTCACTAGAAGAACATAATCCCGATACAGGGACGCTATTTGCTGGCTGGCTGTCTGCTGAGGCGAACGAAGCTAATGCGGTCAAACGTGATGCGCCAGTGATGGTTGTCATGGGCAATCCACCGTATAGCGGAGAGAGTACTAATAAGGGTGACTGGATCATGTCCCTTATGAAAGATTATAAAAAAGAGCCAGGTGGTATTGAAAAATTAAATGAGCGCAATTCAAAATGGATAAATGATGATTATGTGAAGTTCATGCGTTATGGGCAACATTTTATAGAAAAGAATGGCGAGGGTGTCTTAGCCTTTATCAATCCGCATGGCTTTTTGGACAACCCAACCTTTCGCGGTATGCGCTGGCAACTGTTAAATACTTACGATAAAATTTTTACTATTGACTTGCATGGCAATTCCAATAAACAAGAAACTTCTCCTGATGGCAGTAAAGATGAAAACGTTTTTGATATACAGCAAGGCGTTTCTATAAATATATTGGTTAAAACTGGCAAGAAAAAATCTGGTGAGCTTGGTAAGGTTTATCATTTTGACTTGTATGGAATCAGAGAGGATAAATATGATTTCTTAACAGAAACTAGCTTAGAAGATATCGATTTCTCAGAAATACCAAATCATGCCCCAAACTACTTTATGGTAAAAAGAGATTCTAAAGTTGAGAATATATATTTGAATGGTTTTAATGTAGAAAAATTATTTGTTGTAAACAGTGTGGGAATAGTGACAGCTAGAGATAGCTTCACCCTTCATGAAACTGAAAATGAAGTTATTGAGACCATAGAAAGTTTCATAAATCTCGAAGATGAAGAGGCTAGAAAGAAATTTCATCTAGGAAAAGATGTAAGAGACTGGAAGGTCAGCTATGCTAGGAAAGATATCGAAAATAACTATAAGAATGGAAAAGGTAAGATAATAAAAATATCTTATAGACCATTTGAAGATAAATGGACTTTTTACACTGGAAAATCAAAGGGTTTTCATTGTTATCCTAGAAATGAAGTAATGAAGCATATGTTGCATCAATCCAATACAGGTTTTATAACTGCGCGAAGTAATAAGTCTGAATCATGCGATCATTTTTTTATTACTGATAAACCTATAGAAACGAAGTGTGGCGAGAGAACCACTCAATCAGCTCTATTTCCACTTTACCTATATCATGAAGAAGACAACCAAACCGAGTTATTAGGTGCACAAGAAACCCCAACCCGAACCCCAAACTTTGATCCTGAAATCGTGGCAGCCATTGCCAAAGCCATTGGCTTAACCTTTACTAATGAAAAATCTGATGAGGCTGGCACGTTTGCCCCGATAGATACTCTCGATTATATCTATGCAGTATTACACAGCCCAACATATCGTGAGACTTATAAAGAATTCCTAAAAATTGACTTCCCTCGCGTGCCTTATCCTAGCGATGCCGATACGTTTTGGCAGTTGGTGGCGCTCGGTGGCGAGCTACGCCAAATTCATTTGTTAGAATCCCCGAAGCTTGCCGCACAGATTAAGGCGCTCAGCCTTGGCTATCCAATAGGCGGTGATAATTCGGTTACTCGCAAGATGACCAAAACCAGCGTTGGCTTTGAGCCTGACGAAGCAGATAGCAGCATTGGCAAAGTTTGGCTTAACGATACTCAGTATTTTACCAATGTGCCTTTAGTGGCATGGGAGTTCTATATCGGTGGCTATCAGCCCGCGCAAAAGTGGCTAAAAGACCGCCGTGATCGCATGCTAGACCATCATGATATTAAGCATTACCTGAATATCATCGCGTCACTTAGCTTAACAAATGAGCTGATGCAACAGATTGATAATATCAACGTAGTGGGTTAA
- a CDS encoding helix-turn-helix domain-containing protein, with product MTHFSALNDYVADLPADRQQAINNKSKILSQSIELAKLRKIKQLKQTELAAIMGVSQASISKVESGKDIQLSTLQNYVRALGGEVSIIAKMPNSDVILI from the coding sequence ATGACGCATTTTAGCGCACTAAATGATTATGTAGCAGACTTGCCAGCCGATAGACAACAAGCGATCAATAATAAATCCAAGATATTAAGCCAGTCTATTGAGCTTGCCAAATTGCGCAAAATTAAACAGTTAAAACAGACCGAACTTGCCGCCATAATGGGTGTGTCACAAGCCAGCATATCAAAGGTAGAAAGTGGTAAGGATATTCAGCTATCGACCTTGCAAAACTATGTTAGAGCGTTGGGTGGTGAGGTGAGTATCATCGCTAAGATGCCAAACAGTGACGTGATATTGATATAG
- a CDS encoding DUF3987 domain-containing protein, with protein MTTTPKNTHEKARAFSTGFEMISRFNAATRQGLADDNTLLNLYNLCEQLGIQDKLLSIDDNITITTGFDTGTISPTAGTIGLVLSSNQDQPVTLASVTPNGSQKPLIIDRMQPSALIIGTLDSTCELIAVDNLDDAVMLAQCLINDNVTVLASVDSLLFNGMVKHFAEVYPVTIFTTLDQKDKVCKPFKGENVKAIVTSDRNVLEHLEYGNLSYSDILTLDDTAILDLQAEIWGEPEPLANSPNKPTPYPIDAFTGLLQHVVKAVAHYTQAPTAIAGQCVLGALAHMGQRFIDAPMGHGHMPTSLILITEGESGSGKSQAMGLTHFKIREYEKQLYADYLIALSSWENDRVSLKGKELADFLESNPKPQNPKTMFKEATIEPILDKFIDGSISNASWTTDEAAQFFNGHTMKGDTAGNALSSLTTLYSDGEVSRLRSQKSAYATPHTDAYNVRMTLLLQGQRVILEPALADPVMNGQGFLARALIACPEDLRGQRVWNDEQRNNDSPYDNDYLINYWARCQSLLDPLPANLPNDSTGAPQRIKMQWADKQTRQVFSDFKQAIEDRQAHGQPLEYLKAYASRMAENASRIASLMAFFDRRHTITTDDIKRAFMLVEYSTAERLRYLDATPTGEQNDSEKLSSWLVDKARAKNPPILNKSFVSQNAPNTLRGKKLNGLLDDLESMGHIRLESEGRRRLVCINPKLIN; from the coding sequence ATGACCACCACACCAAAAAATACCCATGAAAAAGCCCGTGCATTCAGCACAGGCTTTGAAATGATAAGTAGGTTTAATGCAGCCACACGGCAAGGTCTGGCAGATGACAATACACTATTAAATTTATATAACCTATGTGAGCAGTTAGGCATACAAGATAAGTTATTGAGCATTGATGACAATATTACCATAACTACAGGCTTTGATACAGGAACGATATCGCCTACAGCTGGCACGATAGGGCTAGTATTGAGCAGTAACCAAGATCAGCCCGTAACCCTTGCCAGCGTCACACCTAATGGCAGTCAAAAGCCGTTAATCATTGACCGTATGCAGCCGTCTGCCTTAATCATTGGGACGTTAGATAGCACCTGTGAGCTGATAGCCGTTGATAACTTAGATGACGCTGTAATGCTTGCTCAATGCTTAATAAATGACAATGTTACGGTACTGGCAAGCGTTGATAGTCTGCTATTCAATGGCATGGTAAAGCATTTTGCCGAAGTTTATCCCGTGACTATCTTTACTACCCTAGATCAGAAAGACAAAGTTTGTAAGCCGTTCAAAGGTGAGAACGTAAAAGCCATTGTTACCAGTGATAGAAACGTCTTAGAACATTTAGAGTATGGCAATCTAAGCTATAGCGACATATTAACCCTTGATGATACAGCCATACTCGATTTACAAGCTGAGATATGGGGCGAACCTGAACCATTAGCCAATAGCCCAAACAAGCCCACGCCATACCCCATAGATGCGTTCACAGGCTTGCTACAGCACGTTGTTAAGGCAGTAGCACATTACACGCAAGCACCTACAGCTATTGCAGGTCAATGCGTTTTAGGGGCACTGGCACACATGGGGCAACGGTTCATTGATGCACCGATGGGACACGGACACATGCCAACCAGCCTAATATTAATCACAGAGGGCGAAAGCGGTAGCGGTAAGTCACAAGCTATGGGCTTAACTCACTTCAAAATACGTGAGTATGAGAAGCAGCTATATGCTGATTATCTTATTGCCTTGTCATCATGGGAGAATGACAGGGTAAGTCTTAAAGGTAAAGAGCTAGCCGACTTCTTAGAGTCCAACCCAAAGCCCCAAAATCCTAAGACCATGTTCAAAGAAGCGACCATTGAGCCGATACTCGATAAGTTTATTGATGGCAGTATCAGTAATGCGTCATGGACGACAGACGAAGCCGCCCAATTCTTTAACGGTCATACCATGAAAGGCGATACTGCAGGCAATGCCTTATCATCATTAACAACGCTATACAGTGATGGTGAAGTGTCCCGTTTACGCTCGCAAAAGTCTGCCTATGCAACACCGCACACAGACGCTTATAACGTGCGTATGACGCTATTACTACAAGGGCAGCGAGTTATCTTAGAGCCAGCACTAGCCGATCCCGTTATGAATGGACAAGGGTTTTTAGCCCGTGCTTTGATTGCCTGCCCTGAGGACTTGCGCGGCCAAAGAGTATGGAACGATGAGCAGCGCAATAATGACAGCCCGTATGATAATGACTACTTAATAAACTACTGGGCACGTTGTCAGAGCTTACTTGATCCATTGCCAGCCAATCTACCCAATGACAGCACAGGCGCACCACAGCGCATTAAAATGCAATGGGCAGACAAACAGACTAGGCAAGTTTTCAGTGACTTTAAACAGGCAATAGAAGACAGACAGGCACACGGGCAGCCTTTAGAGTATCTAAAAGCGTATGCCTCACGCATGGCGGAGAATGCCAGCCGTATAGCGTCATTGATGGCGTTCTTCGATAGACGTCATACAATCACTACTGATGATATTAAACGGGCGTTTATGCTTGTGGAATACTCAACAGCCGAACGCTTGCGCTACCTTGATGCAACTCCAACAGGTGAGCAGAACGACAGTGAGAAGTTAAGCAGCTGGCTAGTGGATAAAGCAAGGGCTAAAAATCCGCCTATCTTGAATAAGTCGTTTGTGTCACAGAACGCACCCAATACCCTAAGAGGTAAGAAACTTAATGGCTTGCTCGACGACTTAGAGAGTATGGGGCATATCAGGTTAGAGAGTGAGGGGCGCAGGCGTTTAGTATGTATCAACCCTAAGCTGATTAATTAG
- a CDS encoding KilA-N domain-containing protein: protein MLTISNSNIDMQDGLYSLNDLHRASGGLKRHQPSNFIRRKQTQELITEIKTENFRSSEMRSLEPIRVVEGIQLDGAPQGTFVCYELVYSYAMWVSPRFHLLVIRAFHSIADQQNQLSQRLNNLCHDLQVVDTALTSAGRFLCVGGKQIKPQIQQDINSTLKQIHPSLFNVEEVRNEHR from the coding sequence ATGCTTACTATCTCAAACAGCAACATAGATATGCAAGACGGGCTTTACTCACTCAATGACCTACACAGAGCCAGTGGCGGACTTAAACGACATCAACCAAGTAACTTTATTCGTAGAAAACAAACTCAAGAATTAATAACTGAAATAAAGACTGAAAATTTTAGATCCTCAGAAATGAGGAGCTTAGAGCCAATAAGGGTTGTAGAGGGCATACAGTTAGACGGAGCACCACAAGGTACATTTGTATGCTATGAGCTTGTTTATAGCTACGCAATGTGGGTTAGCCCACGCTTTCACCTACTGGTTATACGTGCCTTTCACTCAATCGCCGATCAGCAAAACCAGCTTAGCCAGCGACTCAATAACTTATGCCATGATTTACAGGTGGTTGATACTGCACTCACTAGCGCAGGTCGCTTCCTTTGCGTTGGTGGTAAGCAGATCAAGCCACAAATACAGCAAGATATTAATAGCACTCTAAAGCAGATACATCCCAGCCTTTTTAACGTGGAGGAAGTAAGAAATGAGCATAGATAA
- a CDS encoding helix-turn-helix domain-containing protein → MSTRQPKKSYKQIIHNHMLAGHSISTYEAFDLWQITCFLQRISELRAQGVVIQDKTIKRNGKTFKQYWIDQQTPQTVEGV, encoded by the coding sequence ATGAGCACACGGCAACCAAAAAAGAGCTATAAGCAGATTATTCATAATCACATGCTGGCAGGTCACAGCATATCTACTTATGAAGCCTTTGATCTATGGCAAATAACGTGCTTTTTACAGCGGATCAGCGAGCTAAGAGCGCAAGGCGTGGTTATCCAAGATAAGACCATCAAACGCAACGGTAAGACGTTTAAACAGTATTGGATAGATCAGCAGACACCGCAAACCGTAGAGGGGGTGTAA
- a CDS encoding AlpA family phage regulatory protein, with amino-acid sequence MTHPTQNTPVIPSTDNTSHDTESTTVNSLSMQLPTTGMGRAKDILPFLPFSKTTLFEWSKDGRFPAGKKLSPTMTAWSYADVHEWLNSHTSTTSEV; translated from the coding sequence ATGACACACCCCACTCAAAACACCCCAGTAATTCCCTCTACTGATAACACCTCTCACGATACCGAATCAACCACTGTAAACAGTCTATCTATGCAACTGCCTACTACAGGCATGGGCAGAGCAAAGGACATTTTGCCGTTCCTACCCTTTAGCAAAACTACCTTGTTTGAATGGTCGAAAGATGGACGTTTCCCAGCTGGCAAAAAGCTATCACCAACGATGACCGCATGGAGCTATGCGGACGTTCACGAATGGCTGAACTCTCACACCTCAACCACTAGCGAGGTGTAG
- a CDS encoding integrase arm-type DNA-binding domain-containing protein, translating into MPLTHTVINKLQPSDKAIESKRPDKHSDGNGLQLWVRYTGVKSWISAYRWQGKQQTLTIGTYPVMSLQSARQRNIEIKRLIAEGVNPKDHKKEQQASQDGSNIFDNIAQSWYSERKTYLAQNTFSRNYSAYMRDVKPSIGHKNINDITAPDILAIGKAVESRGASEMARRTIREIGQIFKHAIRNGLATHNPATDLAEAIKPHKTVNHSRITSQQLPKLLKDIDAYGGDLLVKLGLWFMCYTFVRTNEIRYMEWQDVDFKRGLWTIPAIKMKAGRLHIVPLAPQAIAILKQIRELGFSDKYVFFNTSTRKPYSQSAFINALWNMQYKGKMTGHGFRGLASTTLHEQEYMHEAIELQLAHDRENKISAAYNGAQHLQYRINMMNEWASFVDDAYAGKLDNVIRADFKQQTQKHG; encoded by the coding sequence ATGCCCTTAACTCATACGGTCATTAATAAGCTGCAGCCAAGCGATAAAGCTATCGAGAGCAAACGACCTGACAAGCATAGTGACGGTAACGGGCTGCAACTATGGGTTAGATATACGGGCGTCAAGTCATGGATCAGCGCCTACCGCTGGCAAGGTAAGCAACAAACCCTCACTATTGGTACTTATCCAGTTATGAGCCTACAAAGCGCAAGGCAGCGCAATATTGAGATCAAACGCTTAATAGCTGAGGGTGTGAACCCTAAAGACCATAAAAAAGAGCAGCAAGCCAGCCAAGATGGTTCTAATATTTTCGATAACATAGCTCAATCATGGTATAGCGAGCGCAAAACCTACCTAGCACAAAACACCTTTAGCCGTAACTATTCCGCCTATATGCGCGATGTAAAGCCCTCCATTGGTCATAAAAATATAAACGACATAACCGCGCCTGACATATTGGCTATTGGTAAAGCAGTAGAGAGCCGCGGCGCTAGTGAAATGGCAAGGCGTACCATTAGAGAGATAGGGCAGATATTCAAGCACGCTATACGCAATGGACTAGCCACGCATAACCCAGCCACCGATTTAGCCGAAGCAATCAAACCACATAAAACAGTCAATCATAGTCGAATCACTAGCCAACAATTACCTAAACTATTAAAAGACATTGATGCTTATGGTGGTGACCTATTAGTGAAGCTAGGCTTATGGTTTATGTGCTATACGTTTGTGCGTACCAATGAAATTAGGTACATGGAATGGCAAGATGTGGACTTTAAACGTGGCTTATGGACTATACCAGCTATAAAGATGAAAGCTGGGCGCTTGCATATCGTGCCACTAGCACCGCAAGCAATAGCAATACTAAAGCAAATAAGAGAGCTAGGTTTTTCCGATAAATACGTTTTTTTTAATACCTCAACCCGTAAGCCGTACAGTCAAAGCGCATTTATTAATGCCCTATGGAACATGCAATATAAAGGCAAGATGACAGGGCACGGCTTTAGAGGGCTTGCTAGTACCACATTGCATGAGCAGGAATACATGCACGAAGCGATAGAGCTACAGCTGGCTCATGATAGGGAAAATAAGATCAGCGCAGCTTATAACGGGGCGCAGCACTTGCAATACAGAATTAATATGATGAACGAATGGGCAAGTTTCGTTGATGATGCCTATGCTGGCAAGCTGGACAACGTGATCCGTGCAGACTTCAAACAACAGACACAAAAGCATGGCTAA